A region from the Phoenix dactylifera cultivar Barhee BC4 unplaced genomic scaffold, palm_55x_up_171113_PBpolish2nd_filt_p 000534F, whole genome shotgun sequence genome encodes:
- the LOC120106355 gene encoding spidroin-1-like: protein MAGCGWVAAVAGRPHGMAAGHGWLWQGCWHGMAAAGAGRVEWLGCRLLAGGRAGCRLLAGWHGLWQAGQGMGVAVGPWTWLQQAGQAEQGAGRAGMALGRRQDKAGHGCRLAGHGLALAGRGHGLAGLAGAGWPWPGAGQARAWPWQALGRWPGRPGRRAWRWQAAGGRAWAARLLAGSWQGPGTGWAHGLRRALGRARQALQIFPVCRPVNTSLFPA, encoded by the exons ATGGCTGGCTGTGGCTGGGTTGCTGCAGTGGCTGGCAGGCCCCATGGCatggctgcagggcatggctggCTGTGGCAAGGCTGTTGGCATGGCATGGCTGCTGCAGGGGCTGGCAGGGTGGAATGGCTGGGCTGCAGGCTGCTGGCAGGTGGAAGGGCTGGCTGCAGGCTGCTGGCAGGATGGCATGGTCTTTGGCAGGCAGGCCAGGGCATGGGTGTGGCTGTAGGCCCATGGACATGGCTGCAGCAGGCTGGACAGGCTGAGCAGGGTGCTGGCAGGGCAGGCATGGcccttggcaggcggcaggacaagGCTGGGCATGGCTGCAGGCTGGCTGGCCATGGCCTGGCCTTGGCAGGGCGTGGCCACGGCCTGGCAGGGCTGGCAGGGGCGGGCTGGCCATGGCCTGGCGCTGGGCAGGCCAGGGCATGGCCTTGGCAGGCGCTGGGCAGATGGCCTGGCCGGCCTGGGCGCAGGGCATGGCGCTGGCAGGCTGCAGGCGGCAGGGCATGGGCGGCCAGGCTCTTGGCTGGAAGCTGGCAGGGGCCTGGCACTGGCTGGGCGCATGGTCTGCGCAGGGCGCTTGGGAGGGCGCGGCAGGCGCTGCAG atattccccgtATGCCGACCAGTGAACACGTCGCTTTTTCCCGCCTGa